One stretch of Chryseobacterium indologenes DNA includes these proteins:
- the fabG gene encoding 3-oxoacyl-ACP reductase FabG, which translates to MKCAIVTGGSRGIGRAICIKLAEEKNYHILINYTSNEAAAKETLAKVEELGATGEILKFDVGNTEEVKQVLTVWQENNPEAIVEVIVNNAGITRDGLFMWMQKEDWSSVINTSLDGFFNVTNFFIQKLLRNKYGRIINMVSVSGVKGTAGQTNYSAAKGALVGATKALAQEVAKRNITVNAVAPGFIKTDMTQEFNEDELKAMIPANRFGEAEEVADLVAFLASRKSSYITGEVININGGIYS; encoded by the coding sequence ATGAAATGTGCAATTGTAACAGGAGGCTCCAGAGGAATCGGGAGGGCAATCTGTATAAAACTGGCTGAAGAGAAGAATTATCATATACTCATTAACTACACTTCCAATGAAGCGGCAGCAAAGGAAACGTTGGCTAAAGTGGAAGAACTGGGAGCTACAGGAGAAATACTTAAGTTTGATGTAGGAAATACAGAAGAAGTAAAGCAAGTATTAACTGTCTGGCAGGAAAATAATCCTGAAGCCATAGTAGAAGTAATCGTTAATAATGCCGGAATTACAAGAGACGGTCTTTTTATGTGGATGCAAAAGGAAGACTGGAGTAGTGTCATCAATACCAGCTTGGATGGTTTCTTCAATGTTACTAATTTCTTTATTCAAAAACTGCTTCGTAACAAATACGGAAGAATTATCAATATGGTTTCTGTATCCGGAGTAAAAGGTACAGCCGGTCAAACGAACTATTCAGCAGCTAAAGGAGCGTTAGTAGGGGCTACAAAAGCCCTTGCACAGGAAGTTGCTAAGAGAAATATTACTGTAAATGCAGTCGCACCAGGGTTTATTAAAACCGATATGACCCAAGAATTCAATGAAGATGAACTGAAGGCAATGATTCCTGCCAACAGATTTGGTGAAGCAGAAGAAGTGGCAGATCTTGTCGCGTTTTTAGCTTCCAGAAAATCTTCATACATTACAGGAGAAGTGATTAATATTAACGGCGGAATTTACTCATAA